One region of Rhodocaloribacter litoris genomic DNA includes:
- a CDS encoding WD40 repeat domain-containing serine/threonine protein kinase — protein sequence MAETIRTPVFQRYDVLEKIGSGSMGAVYKARDVRLDRYVALKVLPPGLRDHPESLERFKREARVLARMKHPGVASVYDADVESDFPFMVMELVEGENLEQVLRARGPLPVDEVIRLGGEIAEALEHIHCHRIVHRDIKTANIVIGPEGRAVITDFGIAFVASLPRLSHGTLGTPEYMSPEQADGRPMDGRSDLYSVGVVLYECLTGKVPFERGGESLTALTDLLRRILEEPPPSLRSRRPEVPAWLAEVVERCLAKNPNDRFARAAELAAALQPPPVIEVPATAPASPVPATWQPESTASVRSSTILISHAEAVEAVRFSPDGRRLATACKDRAIRVWEVRSGRLLRLLKGPSALSVSFRPGGVYLAAGCVDGVVRIWDVEGERLVQAIHAHTGYVLSVAYSPAGDHLASGAMDGAVHIWQARTGRLVRTLGQHTGYVLSVSFSPDGAKLASGSADGAVRLWDVKTGRLLRRLKGHAGYIPSVAFSPDGVRLASGGVDGAVRLWDVRSGQLLHKLQGHSDWVMSVAFSPDGAQLASAGRDQSIRLWDARRGRPLERLKGHTGAVMSVAFSPDGTRLVSGSTDHTARLWHLGRRTFRPGRWLRWLAVVLLLAALVGLALFFDRLPLDRLSFNRADLTGLFGTPTENNSAVSRRGAGSGSVRPVSPAPVQPLAPPGTHTPGGQRPASSSGPETSSEGRAGSSVLRPAAPRDELYGPGGLVLGHGGYTLVVAVETNRHRAQALAARYRDDGFRVAVLGVLFQGRLTYRVVVGQFAGWDEAGAARRRLVRGGTVPFDTWIMRLQPAERWRVER from the coding sequence ATGGCAGAAACGATACGGACACCGGTCTTCCAGCGGTACGACGTTCTGGAGAAGATCGGCAGCGGGAGTATGGGGGCCGTCTACAAGGCCCGCGACGTCCGGCTGGACCGGTACGTGGCGCTGAAGGTGCTGCCGCCGGGGCTGCGGGATCATCCCGAGTCGCTGGAGCGCTTCAAGCGGGAGGCACGGGTGCTGGCCCGGATGAAGCACCCGGGCGTGGCCTCGGTCTACGACGCCGACGTGGAGAGCGATTTCCCCTTCATGGTGATGGAGCTGGTCGAAGGGGAGAACCTGGAGCAGGTGTTGCGTGCCCGGGGACCGTTGCCGGTCGATGAGGTGATCCGGCTGGGCGGGGAGATCGCGGAGGCGCTCGAGCACATCCATTGCCATCGCATCGTGCACCGGGACATCAAGACGGCCAACATCGTCATCGGGCCGGAGGGGCGGGCCGTCATCACCGACTTCGGCATTGCCTTCGTGGCGTCGTTGCCCCGGCTTTCGCACGGCACGCTCGGCACGCCCGAGTACATGAGCCCCGAGCAGGCCGACGGCCGGCCGATGGACGGGCGGTCGGACCTCTACAGTGTGGGGGTGGTGCTCTATGAGTGTCTCACGGGGAAGGTCCCGTTCGAGCGGGGCGGGGAGAGCCTCACGGCGCTGACCGATCTGTTGCGCCGGATTCTGGAGGAGCCGCCGCCGTCGCTCCGTAGCCGCCGGCCCGAGGTGCCGGCCTGGCTGGCCGAGGTCGTCGAGCGGTGCCTGGCCAAGAACCCGAACGACCGCTTTGCCCGGGCGGCCGAGCTGGCGGCGGCCCTCCAGCCGCCCCCGGTGATCGAGGTGCCGGCCACGGCGCCCGCTTCGCCGGTGCCGGCCACGTGGCAGCCCGAGAGCACCGCCTCGGTCCGATCCTCGACGATTCTCATCAGCCACGCCGAGGCCGTGGAGGCCGTGCGGTTCAGCCCGGACGGGCGCCGCCTGGCCACGGCGTGCAAGGACCGGGCGATCCGTGTCTGGGAGGTGCGGTCGGGCCGGCTGCTGCGCCTGTTGAAGGGTCCTTCGGCGCTGTCGGTCTCGTTTCGTCCCGGCGGGGTCTACCTGGCCGCCGGCTGCGTCGACGGCGTCGTCCGCATCTGGGACGTGGAAGGGGAGCGGCTGGTGCAGGCGATCCATGCCCACACGGGGTACGTTCTCTCGGTGGCCTACAGCCCGGCCGGCGACCACCTGGCCTCGGGGGCCATGGACGGAGCCGTTCACATCTGGCAGGCCCGCACGGGCCGGCTCGTGCGCACGCTCGGCCAGCACACGGGCTACGTGCTTTCGGTTTCCTTCAGCCCGGACGGCGCCAAGCTGGCCTCGGGCAGCGCCGACGGGGCTGTCCGCCTCTGGGACGTCAAGACGGGCCGGCTGCTGCGCCGCCTCAAGGGACACGCCGGCTACATTCCCTCGGTTGCCTTCAGCCCGGACGGGGTGCGGCTGGCCTCCGGGGGTGTCGACGGGGCCGTCCGCCTCTGGGACGTCCGGAGCGGCCAGCTGTTGCACAAGCTCCAGGGACACAGCGACTGGGTGATGTCGGTTGCCTTCAGCCCGGACGGGGCGCAGCTGGCCAGCGCCGGGCGGGATCAGAGCATTCGCCTCTGGGATGCCCGGCGAGGTCGCCCGCTGGAGCGGCTCAAAGGGCACACGGGCGCCGTCATGTCGGTTGCCTTCAGCCCGGACGGCACCCGGCTGGTCTCCGGCAGCACCGACCACACGGCCCGGCTCTGGCATCTGGGGCGGCGCACGTTCCGGCCGGGACGCTGGCTCCGGTGGCTTGCCGTGGTGCTCCTCCTGGCGGCCCTGGTCGGCCTGGCCCTCTTTTTCGACCGTCTCCCGCTCGACCGGCTGTCCTTCAACCGGGCGGATCTGACCGGCCTCTTCGGCACCCCGACGGAAAACAACTCGGCTGTTTCTCGGCGGGGTGCCGGCTCCGGGTCGGTGAGGCCGGTCTCCCCCGCGCCGGTTCAGCCGCTGGCGCCCCCCGGCACGCACACGCCGGGGGGGCAACGGCCGGCATCTTCGTCCGGCCCGGAAACTTCATCCGAGGGGCGGGCTGGTTCCTCCGTGCTTCGCCCGGCCGCGCCACGGGATGAGCTGTACGGGCCCGGTGGTCTCGTGCTGGGGCACGGGGGCTACACCCTCGTCGTGGCCGTCGAGACGAACCGGCACCGCGCGCAGGCGCTGGCTGCCCGCTACCGGGACGACGGCTTCCGCGTGGCCGTCCTGGGGGTGCTTTTCCAGGGCCGTCTTACGTACCGCGTCGTCGTCGGCCAGTTTGCAGGCTGGGACGAAGCCGGCGCGGCCCGCCGCCGCCTCGTCCGGGGCGGGACCGTACCCTTCGACACCTGGATCATGCGCCTTCAACCTGCGGAACGCTGGCGCGTAGAGCGTTGA
- a CDS encoding RNA polymerase sigma-70 factor, translated as MTHETFEQHRPYLFGLAYRMLGSVADAEDVVQEAFLRWQRAGEVTIPRAFLTTVVTRLCIDQLRSARVQRETYVGPWLPEPLLASDHPPPDAGVERADTLSMAFLLLLERLTPVERAVFLLHDVFGYDFAEVAELVGKTAVNCRQIAHRARRRVRAGRPRFDTAPPDQARLADRFARAVQDGDLDGLLDLLAEDAVLYTDGGGKVTAALKPVRSALRIARFFLNLARKAGPDVRVHPIRVNGQPGFLVTRRGAVENVLTFHVEDGRIRQIYVVRNPEKLRHVPSDVVPEKA; from the coding sequence ATGACCCACGAAACGTTCGAACAACACCGCCCCTACCTCTTCGGCCTCGCCTACCGGATGCTCGGCAGCGTGGCCGACGCCGAAGACGTCGTGCAGGAGGCTTTTCTCCGATGGCAACGGGCGGGTGAGGTGACGATCCCCCGGGCCTTCCTCACCACCGTCGTCACCCGCCTGTGCATCGACCAGCTGCGCTCGGCGCGGGTGCAGCGCGAGACCTACGTGGGCCCCTGGCTGCCCGAACCGCTGCTTGCCTCGGACCACCCCCCGCCCGACGCCGGGGTCGAACGGGCCGACACCCTCTCGATGGCCTTCCTGCTGCTGCTCGAGCGCCTCACGCCCGTCGAGCGGGCCGTCTTTCTGCTGCACGACGTCTTCGGCTACGATTTCGCCGAGGTGGCGGAGCTGGTCGGCAAGACGGCCGTGAACTGCCGGCAGATCGCCCACCGGGCGCGGCGCCGCGTGCGCGCCGGGCGTCCCCGCTTCGACACCGCACCCCCGGACCAGGCCCGCCTGGCCGACCGCTTCGCCCGGGCCGTGCAGGACGGCGACCTCGACGGCCTGCTCGATCTGCTGGCCGAGGATGCCGTGCTCTACACCGACGGCGGCGGGAAGGTGACGGCCGCCCTGAAACCCGTCCGCTCCGCACTCCGCATCGCCCGCTTCTTCCTGAACCTCGCCCGCAAAGCCGGCCCCGACGTCCGGGTCCACCCGATCCGGGTCAACGGACAGCCGGGGTTCCTCGTGACGCGCAGGGGCGCCGTGGAGAACGTCCTCACCTTCCATGTGGAAGACGGGCGCATCCGGCAGATCTACGTCGTCCGCAACCCCGAGAAGCTCCGCCACGTCCCGTCCGACGTCGTTCCGGAAAAAGCGTGA
- a CDS encoding sigma-54-dependent transcriptional regulator — protein sequence MPDGISPPLDTAGGGHDRGVLLSWVDLRTDPYSTGRDGEREVGPTLTLLFDPESPYRDRIGHVVLFYRKPTHDPKRHEDFAAADATRKEIERLGARRRIKVELVPWHGEDPTDHRSLFEFLNPQVTELGERFARQLLVVHISPGTPAMQTVWVLMAEMGLIRRPFVAVKSLRRAHRAGRPAVVPVSLDIPTFYKAFHRARPMHTAPTEVGERVLFDPHHFVSDKLKRLYADARRFARLNVPILILGERGTGKTTLASWIRSNSPFRQPQKDASWPSVPCSQYSPETMRAELFGYVKGAFTDARQDTEGLLHAADGDTLFLDEIGDISRDLQRLLIRALEEKRFTRVGATVPEESHFRLITATNLPWDELRKRLDPDFLDRISVLVLEVPPLRQVREDLPWLWRRLFQEALARAQVPAGRVHLDAAGHERVVRHLCRHPLPGNLRDLFRVAYHLIATCTDEPDPDLAGDDCIGYALEQALGGHARPVERERLPRAVAAAFAQDEPLDPLLPDGQIIPTRTVERAFRRYLAAELRRIARQRGLQPQDLCDMTDRTLQKWVKEEGG from the coding sequence ATGCCCGACGGTATCTCTCCCCCGCTCGACACGGCCGGTGGCGGTCACGACCGCGGTGTGCTTCTTTCCTGGGTGGACCTGCGCACCGACCCCTATTCGACCGGGCGTGACGGCGAACGCGAGGTCGGTCCCACGCTGACCCTGCTCTTTGATCCCGAGTCGCCGTACCGGGATCGCATCGGCCATGTCGTCCTGTTCTATCGCAAGCCGACCCACGATCCGAAGCGCCACGAGGACTTTGCGGCCGCCGACGCCACGCGGAAGGAGATCGAGCGCCTGGGCGCCCGCCGCCGCATCAAGGTGGAACTCGTTCCCTGGCACGGCGAGGACCCGACCGACCATCGCAGCCTGTTCGAGTTCCTGAACCCGCAGGTGACCGAGCTCGGCGAGCGGTTTGCCCGGCAACTGCTGGTGGTCCACATCAGCCCCGGAACCCCGGCCATGCAGACGGTGTGGGTCCTCATGGCCGAGATGGGGCTGATCCGCCGGCCGTTCGTGGCGGTGAAGAGCCTGCGCCGGGCCCACCGGGCGGGCCGTCCCGCCGTCGTACCCGTCAGCCTGGACATCCCCACCTTCTACAAAGCGTTCCACCGGGCCCGCCCCATGCACACCGCCCCGACCGAGGTCGGGGAGCGCGTCCTGTTCGATCCGCACCACTTCGTCTCCGACAAGCTCAAGCGCCTCTACGCCGATGCCCGCCGCTTCGCCCGGTTGAACGTGCCCATCCTCATCCTGGGCGAGCGCGGCACCGGCAAGACGACCCTGGCCTCGTGGATCCGGAGCAACAGCCCGTTCCGCCAGCCCCAGAAAGACGCTTCGTGGCCGTCGGTGCCGTGCAGCCAGTACAGCCCCGAGACGATGCGGGCCGAGCTCTTCGGCTACGTCAAGGGTGCCTTCACCGACGCCCGGCAGGATACCGAGGGCCTCCTCCATGCCGCCGACGGCGACACCCTCTTCCTCGATGAGATCGGCGACATCTCGCGCGACCTCCAGCGCCTGCTCATCCGCGCCCTCGAAGAGAAACGCTTTACCCGCGTCGGCGCCACCGTGCCCGAAGAGAGTCACTTCCGCCTCATCACGGCCACCAACCTGCCGTGGGACGAACTCCGAAAACGCCTCGACCCCGACTTCCTCGATCGCATCAGCGTGCTCGTGCTGGAGGTGCCGCCCCTGCGCCAGGTGCGTGAAGACCTGCCCTGGCTCTGGCGCCGGCTCTTCCAGGAGGCGCTCGCACGCGCACAGGTGCCCGCCGGGCGGGTCCACCTCGACGCCGCCGGCCACGAGCGCGTCGTCCGCCACCTGTGCCGCCACCCGCTGCCGGGCAACCTGCGTGACCTCTTCCGCGTGGCCTATCACCTCATTGCCACCTGTACCGACGAGCCTGATCCTGACCTTGCCGGAGACGACTGCATCGGCTACGCGCTCGAACAGGCCCTGGGCGGGCACGCCCGTCCCGTCGAACGGGAACGGCTGCCCCGTGCCGTCGCCGCCGCCTTCGCCCAGGACGAACCGCTCGACCCGCTCCTGCCCGACGGGCAGATCATCCCCACCCGCACCGTCGAGCGTGCCTTCCGCCGCTACCTGGCTGCCGAACTGCGCCGCATCGCCCGCCAGCGCGGCCTCCAGCCGCAGGACCTGTGCGACATGACCGACCGCACCCTGCAGAAGTGGGTCAAGGAAGAGGGAGGTTGA
- a CDS encoding lytic transglycosylase translates to MTIATTLPRPLLCPFALLGSLLFLAACASTGPGGTPSWTGVTERPATKHEPRGEPRAGEPAAQSRDDAPLPPPDATMLRARIYEAMARVSYARAGGDLEAVEAALDEAMEGIRQLAATPGTLDDPEMRELYRSVVTAYEQYYGVPDTLQTEYGEIFAFRDAMFEAMNALDEPLLEDVMLPPVTPAATTIPLHRNRLVEQSIRFLLKEPDRHLHKWLSRAATYFPMIEQILREEGVPDELKYLAMIESGLNPRARSRASAVGMWQFMSATGRAYGLQVTHWVDERRDPEKSTRAAARHLRDLYETFGNWHYVLAAYNSGAGRVRQAMRRAGVTSARETPVWEIYPYLPRETRNYIPMFMATVMVASNPGAFGVQPVAPGPRYAYDVAEVEGMLDLGLVAEMAGTDVETIRALNPELRQWATPPSSTPYRLRLPAGTRDRFTAAYAALPEERRQSVAIHTVRRGDTLGKIARRYDTTVAAIQEVNGLRGTTIQVGQTLHVPVRYEAYAGVTASTGGHVQYGSRPPGEDATPVVTASLTAGDRAAGPAPGEAASEHRTRVRYHVRRGDNLTEIARRYGVTVDDLQRWNDLTGSRIYPGQTLTVYPGEAGTAASTGRKVTYQVRPGDNLTRIAARYGVTVDDLRRWNDLRSDHIRAGQRLTIYAGEHTGTGGRWISYTVRRGDTLTEIGRRYGATPAELRKWNALRTDRLLVGQRLAIFVR, encoded by the coding sequence ATGACGATTGCGACCACGTTACCTCGCCCCTTGCTTTGTCCCTTTGCCCTGCTGGGCAGCCTGCTTTTCCTCGCCGCCTGCGCCAGCACGGGGCCGGGAGGAACCCCCTCGTGGACCGGTGTCACCGAGCGCCCGGCCACGAAGCACGAGCCGCGTGGCGAGCCACGCGCCGGCGAGCCCGCGGCGCAGAGCCGGGACGACGCGCCGTTGCCGCCTCCGGACGCCACGATGCTCCGCGCCCGCATCTACGAAGCCATGGCGCGGGTGAGCTATGCCCGGGCCGGCGGCGACCTCGAGGCCGTCGAGGCCGCGCTCGACGAGGCGATGGAGGGCATCCGGCAGCTGGCCGCCACCCCCGGCACCCTCGACGATCCCGAGATGCGCGAACTCTACCGCTCCGTCGTCACCGCCTATGAACAGTACTACGGCGTGCCGGACACGCTCCAGACCGAATACGGCGAGATCTTCGCCTTTCGCGATGCCATGTTCGAGGCCATGAACGCGCTCGACGAGCCGCTCCTCGAAGACGTGATGCTGCCTCCTGTGACGCCCGCCGCGACGACCATCCCGCTGCACCGCAACCGCCTCGTCGAACAGAGCATCCGTTTCCTGCTCAAGGAACCGGACAGGCACCTGCACAAGTGGCTCAGCCGGGCCGCCACCTATTTTCCCATGATCGAGCAGATCCTTCGGGAAGAAGGCGTGCCGGACGAGTTGAAGTACCTGGCGATGATCGAGAGCGGGCTCAACCCGCGGGCCCGCAGTCGTGCGAGTGCCGTCGGAATGTGGCAGTTCATGTCGGCCACGGGCCGGGCCTACGGATTGCAGGTGACGCACTGGGTCGATGAGCGGCGCGACCCCGAGAAGTCCACGCGGGCGGCGGCCCGGCACCTGCGTGATCTGTACGAGACGTTCGGCAACTGGCACTATGTGCTGGCCGCCTACAACAGCGGGGCCGGGCGGGTGCGGCAGGCCATGCGACGGGCCGGCGTCACCTCGGCCCGAGAGACGCCCGTGTGGGAGATCTACCCGTACCTGCCGCGCGAGACGCGCAACTACATTCCCATGTTCATGGCCACCGTGATGGTTGCCTCGAACCCCGGGGCGTTCGGTGTGCAGCCGGTCGCGCCCGGCCCACGCTATGCCTACGACGTAGCCGAGGTCGAGGGGATGCTCGACCTCGGCCTGGTGGCCGAGATGGCCGGCACCGACGTAGAGACGATCCGTGCCCTCAACCCCGAGCTGCGGCAGTGGGCCACGCCGCCTTCGAGCACGCCGTACCGCCTTCGCCTGCCTGCCGGCACGCGCGACCGCTTCACCGCGGCCTATGCGGCCTTGCCCGAGGAACGCCGGCAGAGCGTGGCAATCCACACCGTCCGTCGTGGCGATACCCTGGGCAAGATCGCCCGGCGCTACGACACCACCGTGGCAGCCATCCAGGAGGTGAACGGCCTCCGGGGAACGACGATCCAGGTGGGACAGACGCTCCACGTGCCCGTTCGGTACGAAGCCTATGCCGGGGTCACGGCCTCCACCGGCGGGCACGTGCAGTACGGGAGCCGCCCGCCGGGCGAGGACGCCACGCCGGTCGTGACGGCTTCCCTCACGGCCGGGGATCGTGCCGCCGGTCCGGCACCCGGTGAGGCGGCATCCGAACACCGCACCCGCGTCCGCTACCACGTCCGGCGCGGCGACAACCTGACCGAGATCGCCCGGCGCTACGGCGTCACGGTGGACGATCTGCAGCGATGGAACGACCTCACCGGCAGCCGCATCTATCCGGGTCAGACGCTCACGGTCTATCCGGGCGAAGCCGGCACGGCGGCCTCCACCGGCCGGAAGGTCACCTACCAGGTACGGCCGGGCGACAACCTCACCCGGATCGCCGCACGGTATGGCGTCACGGTGGATGACCTGCGGCGGTGGAACGACCTCCGGAGCGATCACATCCGTGCGGGCCAGCGGCTAACCATCTATGCCGGCGAGCATACCGGCACCGGCGGCCGGTGGATCTCGTACACCGTCCGGCGCGGAGACACGCTGACCGAGATCGGCCGCCGCTACGGCGCCACACCGGCCGAGCTGCGCAAGTGGAACGCGCTCCGCACCGACCGCCTCCTGGTGGGACAGCGCCTGGCGATTTTCGTACGCTGA
- a CDS encoding carboxymuconolactone decarboxylase family protein: MLRRWIHRRLEAEAERLGASMDYLKFIADTSLPAFLAFAAFMPMARRRRVLPPNVYAVAHLVSAHAADCGDCVQIAVNQARQAGIAPEHVRSILENRPEALPTVLAEPFAFARAVIHRDDAPDPHRERLRSRYGNEGLIELGYALAAGGVYPVIKRALGYDTACRLPDLNLEGTAPARNGQVRPAVPTA, from the coding sequence ATGCTTCGTCGCTGGATTCATCGCCGTCTCGAGGCCGAAGCCGAAAGGCTCGGCGCCTCGATGGATTATCTGAAGTTCATTGCGGACACGTCGCTGCCGGCCTTCCTGGCTTTCGCGGCCTTCATGCCCATGGCCCGGCGCCGGCGCGTGCTGCCGCCGAACGTGTACGCCGTGGCGCACCTGGTCTCCGCCCATGCGGCGGACTGCGGCGACTGCGTGCAGATCGCCGTGAACCAGGCCCGGCAGGCCGGCATCGCACCGGAGCACGTTCGGTCGATCCTCGAAAACCGCCCCGAGGCGCTGCCCACCGTGCTCGCCGAACCCTTCGCCTTCGCCCGCGCCGTCATCCACCGGGACGACGCCCCCGACCCGCACCGGGAGCGCCTCAGGAGCCGCTACGGCAATGAGGGGCTCATCGAGCTCGGCTACGCGCTGGCGGCCGGGGGCGTCTATCCCGTGATCAAACGCGCCCTGGGCTACGACACCGCCTGCCGCCTCCCCGACCTCAACCTGGAAGGAACGGCGCCGGCCCGGAACGGGCAGGTCCGGCCGGCCGTACCGACCGCCTGA
- a CDS encoding dihydrofolate reductase family protein translates to MRRIVYSVAASLDGYIAGPGGEFDWIPDEPAIDWQAFMGRFDAVLMGRRTYEVVRAQGPPGGLPAVVFSRTLDPEENPGVTVVEADAAGYVRTLRTEPGKDLWLMGGGLLFRSLLEAGLVDAVEVGLVPVLLGRGLPLLPETATRTRLRLAGVQRYPSGLLLLGYDVRHEGG, encoded by the coding sequence ATGCGACGCATCGTCTACAGCGTGGCGGCCAGCCTGGATGGCTACATCGCCGGCCCCGGCGGCGAATTCGACTGGATCCCCGACGAGCCGGCCATCGACTGGCAGGCGTTCATGGGCCGTTTCGATGCGGTCTTGATGGGGCGCCGGACCTACGAGGTGGTGCGGGCGCAGGGGCCGCCGGGAGGGCTGCCGGCGGTAGTTTTCAGCCGTACGCTGGACCCGGAGGAGAACCCGGGCGTCACGGTGGTGGAGGCGGACGCGGCCGGCTATGTCCGTACCCTGCGCACGGAGCCGGGCAAGGACCTCTGGCTGATGGGCGGCGGCCTGTTGTTTCGCAGCCTGCTGGAGGCCGGGCTGGTCGACGCCGTGGAGGTGGGCCTGGTGCCCGTCTTGCTGGGCCGGGGGCTGCCGCTCCTGCCGGAGACCGCCACGCGCACGCGCCTGCGTCTGGCCGGCGTGCAACGGTATCCGAGCGGGCTCCTGCTGCTGGGCTACGACGTTCGGCACGAGGGCGGCTGA
- a CDS encoding sulfurtransferase: MAQYAHPEVLVSTDWVAEHKDDPGVVLAEVNVDTSLYEQGHIPGAVGWSWKTQLCDTVRRDIVSKEEMEKLLSASGATPDSTIVLYGDANNWFAAWAFWQLKIYGHRDVRLMDGGRKKWLKEGRPMTTEVPDIEPTNYTAREPDLSLRAFLPEVQQQVAAHAAELVDVRSPAEFTGEILAPPGLPETCQRGGHIPGASNIPWSMAVNEEDGTFKDADTLRRIYADAGITGHRPIITYCRIGERSSHSWFVLKYLLGYDDVKNYDGSWTEWGNLVGAPIERGEAVHA, encoded by the coding sequence ATGGCACAGTATGCACACCCCGAAGTCCTCGTCTCCACCGACTGGGTCGCCGAGCACAAGGACGACCCCGGCGTGGTGCTGGCCGAGGTCAACGTCGACACGTCCCTCTACGAACAGGGACACATCCCCGGCGCGGTCGGCTGGAGCTGGAAGACGCAGCTCTGCGACACCGTGCGGCGGGACATCGTTTCGAAGGAGGAGATGGAGAAGCTCCTCAGCGCCTCCGGCGCCACCCCGGATTCGACGATCGTCCTCTACGGCGACGCCAACAACTGGTTCGCCGCCTGGGCCTTCTGGCAGTTGAAGATCTACGGCCACCGGGACGTGCGCCTCATGGACGGCGGCCGTAAGAAGTGGCTCAAGGAAGGCCGGCCGATGACGACCGAGGTACCCGACATCGAGCCGACGAACTACACGGCCCGCGAGCCGGACCTCTCGCTCCGCGCCTTCCTGCCGGAGGTGCAGCAACAGGTGGCCGCACACGCGGCCGAGCTGGTGGACGTGCGCAGCCCGGCCGAGTTCACGGGCGAGATCCTGGCACCGCCGGGCCTGCCCGAAACCTGCCAGCGCGGCGGCCACATCCCCGGCGCTTCGAACATCCCGTGGTCGATGGCCGTCAACGAGGAGGACGGCACGTTCAAGGACGCCGACACCCTCCGGCGCATCTACGCCGACGCGGGCATCACCGGCCACCGGCCGATCATCACTTACTGCCGCATCGGCGAGCGCAGCAGCCACTCGTGGTTCGTGCTCAAGTACCTGCTCGGCTACGACGACGTGAAAAACTACGACGGCTCGTGGACGGAGTGGGGCAACCTGGTCGGCGCCCCCATCGAGCGCGGCGAGGCCGTCCACGCCTGA
- a CDS encoding FHA domain-containing protein gives MAEKQRPTARQIVDAVVQAMHEAREPLDEDLILVPPVFDVLLHPSAYQDLQTLFPRIKEQAKKRLDAELERLNRQQGERRLFRRLLHQVLRLFSAEHYLRRASRGRARYERAGEAWSIDIGVTAEPDAGIDYLAVETDFAAQAPPQLKGRPTVNIRRRTLVLPDGRLETVLTTERPERGAGGDARPSSRRTTRHLPVPLPVTPVNALARLTYEDDTGSHVVYMTTPRFRIGRYDATGDVDLPLHTLPDVSREHACIRHEGQQGFAIKDLSRFGVTVNGKKIPPGEKGDPEAGWHPLPPKAEIGLANAVFITFEAL, from the coding sequence ATGGCCGAGAAGCAGCGTCCCACCGCCCGCCAGATCGTCGACGCCGTCGTGCAGGCCATGCACGAGGCCCGGGAACCGCTCGACGAAGACCTCATCCTGGTTCCTCCCGTCTTCGACGTGCTCCTGCACCCGTCGGCGTATCAGGACCTCCAGACACTTTTCCCGCGCATCAAGGAGCAGGCCAAGAAGCGGCTCGACGCCGAGCTCGAGCGGCTCAACCGGCAGCAAGGGGAGCGGCGTCTCTTCCGGCGTCTGCTTCATCAGGTCCTTCGGCTCTTTTCCGCCGAGCATTACCTCCGGCGTGCCTCCCGGGGCCGGGCACGCTATGAGCGTGCCGGCGAGGCATGGTCCATCGACATCGGCGTGACCGCCGAGCCCGACGCCGGCATCGACTATCTGGCCGTCGAGACCGATTTCGCCGCGCAGGCCCCGCCGCAGCTGAAGGGGCGCCCGACGGTGAACATCCGCCGCCGTACCCTGGTCCTCCCCGATGGCCGCCTCGAAACCGTTCTGACAACCGAGCGGCCCGAACGGGGTGCCGGGGGGGACGCTCGGCCGTCGTCCCGTCGTACGACCCGGCACCTGCCGGTGCCGTTGCCAGTGACCCCTGTCAATGCGCTGGCCCGCCTCACCTACGAAGACGACACCGGGTCGCATGTGGTCTACATGACCACCCCGCGTTTCCGCATCGGCCGGTACGATGCGACGGGCGACGTCGACCTGCCGCTCCACACCCTGCCCGACGTTTCCCGGGAGCATGCCTGCATCCGGCACGAGGGCCAGCAGGGGTTTGCCATCAAGGATCTGAGCCGGTTTGGCGTCACGGTCAACGGGAAAAAGATCCCTCCCGGCGAGAAGGGGGATCCGGAGGCCGGCTGGCACCCCCTGCCTCCGAAGGCCGAGATCGGGCTGGCCAATGCCGTTTTCATCACCTTCGAAGCCCTCTGA